In Primulina eburnea isolate SZY01 chromosome 14, ASM2296580v1, whole genome shotgun sequence, the following proteins share a genomic window:
- the LOC140813328 gene encoding uncharacterized protein isoform X4 translates to MSSFNASGSGTREGGSGGDGGGRQTTLRRQSCSKVLEKALRKRKNDKLEVEFEEYTGGSVGETGKWFNNLIAQIVRVTISPRITAWEDVTLVEKQLIFDRLDNKFIYPKTSVVKAEVERLAMRALRERRCKIRRHWKQLDGLQNKDAPKRKLYKGVSQDDWDFLCDYFGKKKQMEKSEKNTNNQFCRPLEGAHGSKTLVQHYHAAADPVTGELPSVIDTFEQLFHKKGKWKNDWAAQKYAEMVEVRSTQQEDEVSVSATDNVHKPKDVNIMT, encoded by the exons ATGTCTAGTTTCAATGCTAGTGGTTCTGGTACTAGAGAGGGTGGATCAGGAGGGGATGGAGGAGGCAGACAGACAACATTGAGACGACAATCTTGTAGTAAAGTTCTCGAGAAAGCATTGAGAAAGCGAAAAAATGATAAATTGGAGGTTGAGTTTGAAGAGTATACAGGGGGTAGTGTTGGAGAAACTGGAAAATGGTTTAATAACTTGATAGCTCAAATAGTTCGAGTTACAATATCTCCTCGTATTACAGCTTGGGAGGATGTCACTTTGGTTGAAAAACAACTCATCTTTGATCGTCTTGAC aaCAAATTTATATATCCAAAGACGAGTGTGGTGAAGGCAGAGGTAGAGCGGCTCGCCATGAGAGCACTTCGAGAACGAAGATGTAAGATAAGAAGGCACTGGAAGCAACTCGATGGGTTGCAAAATAAAGATGCACCAAAGAGAAAGCTATATAAGGGAGTAAGCCAAGATGATTGGGATTTTCTTTGTGATTATTTTggaaagaagaaacaaatg GAAAAGTCTGAGAAGAATACAAATAACCAGTTTTGTAGACCACTTGAAGGCGCTCATGGATCGAAGACTTTGGTTCAACATTATCACGCTGCT gCTGATCCTGTGACGGGAGAGCTTCCGAGCGTGATCGATACCTTTGAGCAATTGTTTCACAAAAAAGGAAAATGGAAGAATGATTGGGCAGCACAAAAATAT gcTGAAATGGTGGAAGTTCGATCGACTCAGCAAGAGGATGAAGTGTCTGTCTCTGCTACTGATAATGTGCATAAGCCCAAAGATGTTAATATCATGACATAA
- the LOC140813328 gene encoding uncharacterized protein isoform X2, translating to MMVLKMKIMTLFQMNFNASGSGTREGGSGGDGGGRQTTLRRQSCSKVLEKALRKRKNDKLEVEFEEYTGGSVGETGKWFNNLIAQIVRVTISPRITAWEDVTLVEKQLIFDRLDNKFIYPKTSVVKAEVERLAMRALRERRCKIRRHWKQLDGLQNKDAPKRKLYKGVSQDDWDFLCDYFGKKKQMEKSEKNTNNQFCRPLEGAHGSKTLVQHYHAAADPVTGELPSVIDTFEQLFHKKGKWKNDWAAQKYAEMVEVRSTQQEDEVSVSATDNVHKPKDVNIMT from the exons ATGATGGTattgaaaatgaaaataatgacaCTATTTCAGATGAA TTTCAATGCTAGTGGTTCTGGTACTAGAGAGGGTGGATCAGGAGGGGATGGAGGAGGCAGACAGACAACATTGAGACGACAATCTTGTAGTAAAGTTCTCGAGAAAGCATTGAGAAAGCGAAAAAATGATAAATTGGAGGTTGAGTTTGAAGAGTATACAGGGGGTAGTGTTGGAGAAACTGGAAAATGGTTTAATAACTTGATAGCTCAAATAGTTCGAGTTACAATATCTCCTCGTATTACAGCTTGGGAGGATGTCACTTTGGTTGAAAAACAACTCATCTTTGATCGTCTTGAC aaCAAATTTATATATCCAAAGACGAGTGTGGTGAAGGCAGAGGTAGAGCGGCTCGCCATGAGAGCACTTCGAGAACGAAGATGTAAGATAAGAAGGCACTGGAAGCAACTCGATGGGTTGCAAAATAAAGATGCACCAAAGAGAAAGCTATATAAGGGAGTAAGCCAAGATGATTGGGATTTTCTTTGTGATTATTTTggaaagaagaaacaaatg GAAAAGTCTGAGAAGAATACAAATAACCAGTTTTGTAGACCACTTGAAGGCGCTCATGGATCGAAGACTTTGGTTCAACATTATCACGCTGCT gCTGATCCTGTGACGGGAGAGCTTCCGAGCGTGATCGATACCTTTGAGCAATTGTTTCACAAAAAAGGAAAATGGAAGAATGATTGGGCAGCACAAAAATAT gcTGAAATGGTGGAAGTTCGATCGACTCAGCAAGAGGATGAAGTGTCTGTCTCTGCTACTGATAATGTGCATAAGCCCAAAGATGTTAATATCATGACATAA
- the LOC140813328 gene encoding uncharacterized protein isoform X1 — protein MMVLKMKIMTLFQMKMSSFNASGSGTREGGSGGDGGGRQTTLRRQSCSKVLEKALRKRKNDKLEVEFEEYTGGSVGETGKWFNNLIAQIVRVTISPRITAWEDVTLVEKQLIFDRLDNKFIYPKTSVVKAEVERLAMRALRERRCKIRRHWKQLDGLQNKDAPKRKLYKGVSQDDWDFLCDYFGKKKQMEKSEKNTNNQFCRPLEGAHGSKTLVQHYHAAADPVTGELPSVIDTFEQLFHKKGKWKNDWAAQKYAEMVEVRSTQQEDEVSVSATDNVHKPKDVNIMT, from the exons ATGATGGTattgaaaatgaaaataatgacaCTATTTCAGATGAA GATGTCTAGTTTCAATGCTAGTGGTTCTGGTACTAGAGAGGGTGGATCAGGAGGGGATGGAGGAGGCAGACAGACAACATTGAGACGACAATCTTGTAGTAAAGTTCTCGAGAAAGCATTGAGAAAGCGAAAAAATGATAAATTGGAGGTTGAGTTTGAAGAGTATACAGGGGGTAGTGTTGGAGAAACTGGAAAATGGTTTAATAACTTGATAGCTCAAATAGTTCGAGTTACAATATCTCCTCGTATTACAGCTTGGGAGGATGTCACTTTGGTTGAAAAACAACTCATCTTTGATCGTCTTGAC aaCAAATTTATATATCCAAAGACGAGTGTGGTGAAGGCAGAGGTAGAGCGGCTCGCCATGAGAGCACTTCGAGAACGAAGATGTAAGATAAGAAGGCACTGGAAGCAACTCGATGGGTTGCAAAATAAAGATGCACCAAAGAGAAAGCTATATAAGGGAGTAAGCCAAGATGATTGGGATTTTCTTTGTGATTATTTTggaaagaagaaacaaatg GAAAAGTCTGAGAAGAATACAAATAACCAGTTTTGTAGACCACTTGAAGGCGCTCATGGATCGAAGACTTTGGTTCAACATTATCACGCTGCT gCTGATCCTGTGACGGGAGAGCTTCCGAGCGTGATCGATACCTTTGAGCAATTGTTTCACAAAAAAGGAAAATGGAAGAATGATTGGGCAGCACAAAAATAT gcTGAAATGGTGGAAGTTCGATCGACTCAGCAAGAGGATGAAGTGTCTGTCTCTGCTACTGATAATGTGCATAAGCCCAAAGATGTTAATATCATGACATAA
- the LOC140813328 gene encoding uncharacterized protein isoform X3, protein MPMMSSFNASGSGTREGGSGGDGGGRQTTLRRQSCSKVLEKALRKRKNDKLEVEFEEYTGGSVGETGKWFNNLIAQIVRVTISPRITAWEDVTLVEKQLIFDRLDNKFIYPKTSVVKAEVERLAMRALRERRCKIRRHWKQLDGLQNKDAPKRKLYKGVSQDDWDFLCDYFGKKKQMEKSEKNTNNQFCRPLEGAHGSKTLVQHYHAAADPVTGELPSVIDTFEQLFHKKGKWKNDWAAQKYAEMVEVRSTQQEDEVSVSATDNVHKPKDVNIMT, encoded by the exons GATGTCTAGTTTCAATGCTAGTGGTTCTGGTACTAGAGAGGGTGGATCAGGAGGGGATGGAGGAGGCAGACAGACAACATTGAGACGACAATCTTGTAGTAAAGTTCTCGAGAAAGCATTGAGAAAGCGAAAAAATGATAAATTGGAGGTTGAGTTTGAAGAGTATACAGGGGGTAGTGTTGGAGAAACTGGAAAATGGTTTAATAACTTGATAGCTCAAATAGTTCGAGTTACAATATCTCCTCGTATTACAGCTTGGGAGGATGTCACTTTGGTTGAAAAACAACTCATCTTTGATCGTCTTGAC aaCAAATTTATATATCCAAAGACGAGTGTGGTGAAGGCAGAGGTAGAGCGGCTCGCCATGAGAGCACTTCGAGAACGAAGATGTAAGATAAGAAGGCACTGGAAGCAACTCGATGGGTTGCAAAATAAAGATGCACCAAAGAGAAAGCTATATAAGGGAGTAAGCCAAGATGATTGGGATTTTCTTTGTGATTATTTTggaaagaagaaacaaatg GAAAAGTCTGAGAAGAATACAAATAACCAGTTTTGTAGACCACTTGAAGGCGCTCATGGATCGAAGACTTTGGTTCAACATTATCACGCTGCT gCTGATCCTGTGACGGGAGAGCTTCCGAGCGTGATCGATACCTTTGAGCAATTGTTTCACAAAAAAGGAAAATGGAAGAATGATTGGGCAGCACAAAAATAT gcTGAAATGGTGGAAGTTCGATCGACTCAGCAAGAGGATGAAGTGTCTGTCTCTGCTACTGATAATGTGCATAAGCCCAAAGATGTTAATATCATGACATAA
- the LOC140811098 gene encoding UPF0496 protein At4g34320-like, whose protein sequence is MGSHMSKKVGETSGANPVNNLHYSAELNSYEAACKLDADLQSFDTTLQARTNNVITSLAAGVEVRALSFDSLREVTECLLEMNQEVVKVILDCKKDVRKSRELFELVEEYFENSLKTLDFCSALEKCLKRARGSQLMLHVALQRFEEEGYRVEGKETCAKILGDLRVFRDIGDPSTEEFYRDFDSVHRQQMLMLKRLQLKKNKLGKKMKSIRSWRKVSDIIFAATFAAVLICSVVAAAMTHYKKILLQKRFFSILRSVLTAPALVPPVSKSLLLLMTL, encoded by the coding sequence ATGGGAAGCCACATGAGCAAGAAAGTTGGTGAAACTTCGGGTGCAAATCCTGTCAACAATCTTCACTATTCAGCTGAGTTGAACTCCTATGAGGCTGCCTGCAAGCTCGACGCAGATTTGCAGTCATTTGATACGACCCTCCAAGCTCGTACCAACAATGTCATCACTTCTCTTGCTGCTGGAGTCGAAGTTCGAGCATTATCCTTTGATTCACTCCGGGAAGTCACCGAATGCCTTTTAGAGATGAACCAAGAAGTGGTGAAGGTGATTCTTGACTGCAAGAAAGACGTAAGGAAGAGCCGAGAATTATTCGAGCTCGTAGAGGAGTATTTTGAAAACAGCCTCAAGACACTCGACTTCTGCTCGGCATTGGAGAAATGCTTGAAACGTGCTCGAGGTAGCCAATTAATGCTTCACGTGGCACTTCAGCGATTCGAAGAAGAAGGATATCGGGTTGAAGGGAAGGAAACTTGTGCTAAAATCTTGGGGGACTTGAGGGTGTTCCGAGATATAGGTGACCCATCTACAGAAGAGTTTTATCGAGACTTTGACTCCGTGCATAGACAGCAGATGCTTATGCTAAAAAGGTTGCAGCTGAAGAAGAACAAGCTGGGTAAGAAGATGAAGTCCATTCGTTCTTGGAGGAAAGTGTCTGACATTATATTTGCGGCCACTTTTGCAGCTGTGCTGATTTGCTCGGTGGTGGCTGCAGCCATGACGCACTACAAAAAAATACTCTTACAGAAGCGGTTTTTTTCGATTTTAAGATCGGTTTTAACCGCTCCAGCACTTGTACCACCGGTTTCAAAATCGCTCCTCTTATTGATGACCTTATAG